From Solibaculum mannosilyticum:
CGGCATCCTTTGACGCTGTTGGACGGCGCCCACAATCCCCAGGCTATGGGGATGCTGGCCGGCACCTTGCAGGCATTGGAACCGGGAAGAAAGTTCCACGTTGTACTGGGCATGCTGGCCGATAAGGACTATCCAGATGCCGTCGCACTCATCGCCCCTTTATGTGCGTCCATGGCCTGCGTTACCCCGGACAATCCCCGGGCACTGCCGTCGGATCGATTGGCCCGGGAGGCGGAACGGCACGGGGTCCCGGCCCATTCTTTTGACCGGGATTATCAGGGAGCCATCGACTTTGCAACACAAAAAGCCGGACAGGAAGGTATGGTTTTGTTGTGCGGCTCTCTCTATTTGGCTGGTTCCCTGCGCCCCTTGGTGCTGGAAAACATAAAAAACGAATAGGATAAAAAAGGAGTATAATACTATTAGTATTATACTCCTTTTTTTGGATTTCCGGAATGGACCTTTCCCGATTCCTAACCGATGATTTTGGCTGGGGATGCCCCTCTCTCTTTCGGAGAAGGATTGTATCTACAAAACTGATAAAATGATATAGTTAATACGATATGTATAATACTATTTGTATTTAACTTTATAAATAAAACAAATAGTTGCAAAAATCGTCCTGTTCCGACAAAATTTTTTTGAATCCCTCGACGTATTTTACTGGATAAATAGGAAAAATTCCCTTATCCTTAAAGCACTAGGAGTCGGGGAGGGACAAGCCATGCCAGTGCGTGTAGACAACCACGAGAAGGTAGTCACCGCTTATTTAGAGGGTGAAATCGATCATCACGGCGCCGCCGGCATCCGGGAACTGATCGATCGGACGGTAGAACAGGCCATGCCGGAACAACTCATTCTGGATTTCCGGGACGTGACCTTTATGGATAGTTCGGGAATTGGATTGGTCATGGGGCGATACCGCATCATGAAGGAGCTGGGTGGATGCATCCAGGTGGTCAACACCTCGCCCCATATCACCCGAGTCATGAAGCTGGCCGGACTGGAGCGGCTGGACGTTCTAAGCAAAGGGGGGAAAACCAAATGAAGCCCATCAACGAAATGAAGCTAGTGATCCCCAGCCGGTCGGCCAACGAGTCGTTTGCCCGGGTGGCGGTAGCCTCCTTTGTGGCCCAGCTGGATCCCACCATCGAGGAGCTGACCGAGATCAAGACGGCGGTATCCGAGGCGGTGACCAACTGCATCGTCCACGCCTATCGGGAACAGATCGGCAGCATCAACATAGCCGTCAAGCTGTACGAGCAGGGCCGGATCCTCATCCGCGTACGGGATACCGGCTGCGGCATCGAGAACATAGAAAAGGCCATGGAGCCCCTGTTCACCACGGCCGGAGAGGAGAGAGCCGGACTGGGATTTGCGGTGATGGAATCCTTTATGGACAAGCTGAAGGTGTTGTCCAAACCGGGCAAAGGCACCACCATCACCATGGAGAAAAAGCTGAAGATCCGGACCCATCGCTGATGAGCGCCGCCGTACAGGATCGCTGGGGCCTGGACGATCTGGTATCGCAGAATTTGGGACTGGTACACTCCTGTGCCCATCGGTTTAAAGGGCGGGGTATCGAGTATGAGGACCTGTTCCAGGCCGGATGCATGGGCCTTGTCAAGGCAGCCAAAGGGTTTGACGAGGGCCGGGGCGTACGGTTTTCCACCTACGCGGTGCCGGTCATCCTGGGCGAGATGAAGCGTCTGTTCCGGGACGGGGGTACCGTCAAGGTGGGACGCACCTTAAAGGAGCTGTCCATCAAGGCGGTGCGCGCCAGGGAACATCTTTCCAACGCTTTGGGAAGAGATCCCACCGTGGGAGAATTGGCAAAAGAGCTGGGAGTGGAACCCGAAGAAGCTGCCGAAGCAATCAGCGCGTCTCTGCCGCCGGTGTCCCTGACGGCCGGGGAAGAGGAAGGCGGCGGACAAATCGATATCCCAGTGGAGGCGCCGGAGGATAAATTAAGCGATCTGATTGCGTTAAAGGAGGTGGTATCGGAGCTGCCGCCCAAAGACCGCAAGCTCATTGTGCTGCGCTATTTCGGCGGCAAGACCCAGACCGAGACAGCCGATGTCCTGGGCATGACCCAGGTGCAGGTGTCCCGACGGGAGAAGGTGATCTTAAGGGAGCTGAGAAAGCAGCTGACCGGATGATGGCACGTACAAAGTCACGAATTCAAAAAGGAAAAATCCCCGTTGTCCATCCAGTGACAGCGGGGATTTTTTATTGGTTGCCGTGCCGGATGCCGTCATACCGAAGAAGGACATCCGATGCATGCGCGAGGAACAAAGAAAATACAGCATACTTAGCTGAGGTCAGGCGTTATGGCATCACGGACCTATTGAGAAAATCCGAAAAGGATGAGGTTTACTGATAATCGTTCTGATTCTGGCGGTTTTCGAAGTTCTGATGGTTCTTCTGCTGAGGATTGTTCTGCTGGCGGTTCTGAGGATTCTGCTGTTTGTTCTGAGCCTGCTGATTCTGTTTGTTGTTTTTCTTAGCCATTTTCATTTCCCCCCTTTTCATCCATAGTATTTTCGAAACCGTAAAGCTTTATTCGCACGCCTTTTTGCCAATTGCAGGCCGGATGAGCAAAATGGAGAGCAATACGGTAATCAGTTCCGCCGAGGGGAAAGCCAGCCAAATGCCGTGGATTCCCCACAAGCTGGAGAGCGTCACAGCCAGGATCAGGATAGCCACCGCGCCCCGGACGATGGAAATGGCAAAGGACGGCCTGGGACGTTCGGTGGCCGCCAGGTAAGCGGATGAGACAATGCTGACGCCCACAAATAAAAATCCGATGAAATAGACGCGAAGCCCTTCAAAGGCCAGATCTGCCAAGACGGGATCGTTTTCGCTGTTGAAGATGGACACCAAAGGCTCGGTGAAGAAAAACACCGCCAGATAGAGCAGAACGCCCAGGAAAAGTGAGACAAGAATGGAATACCTTAAAATGGTATGGGACTCTTGGGATTTCCCTCGGCCATACAGACGGCTGACGAGAGGCTGGACTCCTTGAGCGATCCCCGTAAAAATGGCCAGGGCCACCAAAGCCAAATTGGCTACGATGCCGTAAGCCGCCACACCGGTGTTGCCCGCCGCCTGTAGGATCAGGAGGTTGAAGACGATGAGCACGATGCCGGAGGAAATCTCATTGATAAAGGCGGAGCTTCCCAGCCCCAAAAGGGATACTGCATTGAAAAAGGAAAAATTTATTTTTTGAAAGTGAAAGTGGTTCTTTTTGGCAATGCGATGCCGCGAGAGAGTGAGCATACTGATGATGGGGGCAAGCCCTGTGGCGAAGGCCGCGCCAAAGATCCCCATATTCAGAGGGAACATAAAAAGGTAGTCCAAAACAATATTGGAGAGGCTGCCGACGATCATGCCCGTCATGGCCAATCGAGGGGCGTGATCGTTTCGGACAAAGGCCAGAAAAATTTGATTTAAAAGAAAACAAGGCGCAAAACAAAGGATGGTCTTGAGATACGTTGCCGTCATCTCCAATATGGTTCCCCGTGCACCCAGGAGCCATGCAATGGAAGAGGAGGCGGTAATCCCGATCAAGACAAAAGCAGTCCCAAACGCAAGGCCCAGCAGGACGGTGGTGGTAAAGATGCGGTTTGCTTGGGACGGATGATCCTGGGACTGGAAGATGCTGTATTTGGTGGCGCCGCCGATGCCCAGCATCAGTCCGGTGGCGTGGATGACGCTGTAAATGGAGATGGCGATGTTGAGGGCGGCCAGACCGCTGGTACCCAGGCGGGCGGAGGTAAAATAGGTATCGGCCAGGATGTAGCAGGACAATCCCAGCATGCCCAGGACATTGAGCGATACATACTTGGAAAAATCTTTGAGCAAACTTGTTTTCATCAAATCCCTCCTCAAAAGAAAAAGCGCCCGTCCACACTCCTTCTACGACCTACTGGAATGTGTCAAGGCGCTTACAAGCCTACCCGGTGGCAGGCGGCAAGACGTATTTTTTGTTATTATAGCAGAGGAGTATTTTGTACGTCAAGGGATGAAGGAAGGAAAACGGACGGAGGACACAGCGTATGGATGCTGTTTTTGAAAAAATATTTTTGTGAAAAGCTGCTATTTCTATAGGTGCAGGTTTTGACAAGCAAAGCATT
This genomic window contains:
- a CDS encoding STAS domain-containing protein produces the protein MPVRVDNHEKVVTAYLEGEIDHHGAAGIRELIDRTVEQAMPEQLILDFRDVTFMDSSGIGLVMGRYRIMKELGGCIQVVNTSPHITRVMKLAGLERLDVLSKGGKTK
- the spoIIAB gene encoding anti-sigma F factor; this translates as MKPINEMKLVIPSRSANESFARVAVASFVAQLDPTIEELTEIKTAVSEAVTNCIVHAYREQIGSINIAVKLYEQGRILIRVRDTGCGIENIEKAMEPLFTTAGEERAGLGFAVMESFMDKLKVLSKPGKGTTITMEKKLKIRTHR
- a CDS encoding sigma-70 family RNA polymerase sigma factor, whose amino-acid sequence is MSAAVQDRWGLDDLVSQNLGLVHSCAHRFKGRGIEYEDLFQAGCMGLVKAAKGFDEGRGVRFSTYAVPVILGEMKRLFRDGGTVKVGRTLKELSIKAVRAREHLSNALGRDPTVGELAKELGVEPEEAAEAISASLPPVSLTAGEEEGGGQIDIPVEAPEDKLSDLIALKEVVSELPPKDRKLIVLRYFGGKTQTETADVLGMTQVQVSRREKVILRELRKQLTG
- a CDS encoding MATE family efflux transporter — encoded protein: MKTSLLKDFSKYVSLNVLGMLGLSCYILADTYFTSARLGTSGLAALNIAISIYSVIHATGLMLGIGGATKYSIFQSQDHPSQANRIFTTTVLLGLAFGTAFVLIGITASSSIAWLLGARGTILEMTATYLKTILCFAPCFLLNQIFLAFVRNDHAPRLAMTGMIVGSLSNIVLDYLFMFPLNMGIFGAAFATGLAPIISMLTLSRHRIAKKNHFHFQKINFSFFNAVSLLGLGSSAFINEISSGIVLIVFNLLILQAAGNTGVAAYGIVANLALVALAIFTGIAQGVQPLVSRLYGRGKSQESHTILRYSILVSLFLGVLLYLAVFFFTEPLVSIFNSENDPVLADLAFEGLRVYFIGFLFVGVSIVSSAYLAATERPRPSFAISIVRGAVAILILAVTLSSLWGIHGIWLAFPSAELITVLLSILLIRPAIGKKACE